The Methylobacterium sp. PvR107 genome contains a region encoding:
- a CDS encoding terminase large subunit, with amino-acid sequence MAEWYAQAVVQGAVVACRWERLGCHRFLHMLQEAKKPRSEFVFDSDRANDACAFIETLPHIKGFAGTIVLEPVQCWWLAAIFGFRERDTGRRWVREVAFWVPRKNAKTALSVGIVLYCLNYEGEPGAEGCVAAGSEKQADIPYLAIRQTLEKEQELRSWLMAKDTTETIKFRRTGAELKLLAGRAPNLDGLNPHVVLAEEVHAQNQDVIGVLKSAQGARQQPLWLGISTAGRNASGPAYDGWKSDQQVLEGKLRADRVFVAMYAADPGDEDNRFDPGVVEKLNPLYGISLNPTSLETEEREARKSEAKLQEYKRTRLNIWSRAAGNLFSVEQWDACGDRKLTLDALRGFPMFVGVDLASHSDLNAACFLICVEDVLYAVFRYWLPERSPRFQDDRYADQFTAWVKDGHLTLTKGSHVHHPTIRNDVLGMIRGHNVAGFAFDQHQADYLMGEVEAEGYTAYIVPKVARHITYATDDIMTRHAEPSRFQHDGNPISSWMAGNVVGHRDANDNVLPKKEQRGSKQSIDGMDALISADAARLQADAGNITSGIKVEKPSIYMNRGLIGF; translated from the coding sequence ATGGCCGAATGGTACGCCCAGGCCGTCGTACAGGGTGCGGTGGTGGCCTGCCGCTGGGAACGGCTCGGCTGCCACCGCTTCCTCCACATGCTGCAGGAGGCCAAGAAGCCACGCAGCGAGTTCGTCTTCGACTCGGACCGGGCGAACGATGCCTGCGCGTTCATTGAGACCCTGCCTCACATCAAGGGGTTCGCCGGCACGATCGTCCTCGAGCCGGTGCAGTGCTGGTGGTTGGCGGCGATTTTCGGGTTCCGCGAGCGCGACACCGGGCGGCGCTGGGTTCGCGAGGTGGCCTTCTGGGTCCCGCGGAAGAACGCAAAGACGGCGCTCTCAGTCGGGATCGTCCTTTACTGCCTGAATTACGAGGGCGAGCCGGGCGCCGAGGGCTGTGTCGCGGCCGGATCCGAGAAGCAAGCCGATATCCCGTACCTCGCCATCCGGCAGACGCTGGAGAAGGAGCAGGAGCTTCGGTCCTGGCTGATGGCCAAGGACACGACGGAGACGATCAAGTTTCGGCGCACCGGCGCTGAGTTGAAGCTCCTCGCGGGTCGCGCGCCGAACCTCGACGGCCTCAACCCGCACGTGGTGCTGGCCGAAGAGGTCCACGCGCAGAACCAAGACGTCATCGGCGTGCTGAAGAGCGCGCAGGGCGCCCGGCAGCAGCCTCTATGGCTGGGCATCTCGACGGCCGGCCGGAACGCCTCGGGGCCGGCCTACGACGGCTGGAAGTCGGACCAGCAGGTGCTGGAGGGCAAGCTGCGAGCGGACCGGGTGTTCGTCGCGATGTACGCAGCGGATCCTGGCGACGAGGACAACCGTTTCGACCCGGGCGTGGTCGAGAAGCTGAACCCCCTATACGGGATCTCGCTGAACCCGACCTCACTGGAAACCGAGGAGCGCGAGGCCCGGAAGAGCGAGGCGAAGCTCCAGGAGTACAAGCGTACCCGGCTCAACATCTGGAGCCGCGCCGCCGGCAACCTCTTCTCGGTTGAGCAGTGGGACGCCTGCGGGGATCGGAAGTTGACGCTGGACGCCCTGCGGGGCTTCCCGATGTTCGTGGGGGTCGATCTCGCGAGCCACTCGGATCTGAACGCCGCCTGCTTCCTGATCTGCGTGGAGGACGTGCTCTATGCGGTGTTCCGGTACTGGCTACCGGAGCGCTCCCCGCGGTTTCAGGATGACCGTTACGCGGACCAATTCACGGCCTGGGTGAAGGATGGCCATCTGACCCTGACGAAGGGCAGCCACGTCCACCACCCGACGATCCGGAATGACGTGCTCGGTATGATCCGCGGGCACAACGTGGCCGGGTTCGCCTTCGACCAGCATCAGGCCGACTACCTCATGGGTGAGGTCGAGGCCGAGGGCTACACCGCCTACATCGTCCCGAAGGTCGCCCGGCACATCACCTACGCGACCGACGACATCATGACCCGCCACGCGGAGCCGAGCCGGTTCCAGCACGACGGGAATCCGATCTCATCGTGGATGGCCGGCAACGTGGTCGGTCACCGGGACGCCAATGACAACGTGCTGCCGAAGAAGGAGCAGCGCGGCTCGAAGCAGTCAATCGACGGCATGGACGCGCTGATCTCGGCGGATGCCGCCCGCCTCCAGGCGGACGCCGGGAACATCACCTCCGGCATCAAGGTCGAGAAGCCTTCGATCTACATGAACCGCGGCCTGATCGGATTCTGA
- a CDS encoding LexA family protein yields MRGLTKRQCLGLAFIRQRIEAQEECPTLQEIAEHLSIKAKSGAHRVVERLIEHGYLIRIGRGHRALAIPDGAPPLAFVDRKVERIVRHTVVLGAISEHPPLDKAKLLSTRKKRTYVVELERDLHTRLRKIAQETNAPAERIIAMALRDFIMERDAA; encoded by the coding sequence ATGCGAGGGCTGACGAAGCGGCAATGCCTGGGGCTGGCTTTCATCCGGCAACGGATCGAGGCGCAGGAGGAGTGCCCGACGCTTCAGGAGATCGCCGAACACCTCAGCATCAAGGCGAAGTCAGGCGCTCACCGAGTTGTCGAGAGGCTGATCGAGCATGGCTATCTGATCAGGATCGGGCGCGGACATCGCGCACTGGCGATCCCAGACGGAGCGCCGCCACTGGCCTTCGTCGATCGCAAGGTCGAGCGGATCGTCAGGCACACGGTGGTGCTCGGCGCGATCTCGGAGCATCCGCCGCTGGACAAGGCGAAGCTGCTCAGCACCAGGAAGAAGCGCACCTATGTCGTGGAATTGGAGCGCGACCTGCACACGCGGCTGCGAAAGATCGCACAGGAGACAAACGCGCCAGCGGAACGGATCATTGCGATGGCACTCCGCGACTTCATCATGGAGCGCGACGCTGCCTGA
- a CDS encoding HK97 family phage prohead protease, with the protein MASKRVSIDEYLGSRGYGGVERKNFARDDGLVLKALPAAMVEKAKFDKEAGTIRFVMSAEIEDRDRDIVVQAGLDTAQFEKNPVAPWGHQARDMPVGQWSDITKTLTGRPKRTEGTLKLTKGEPQADRLALHLEAGSIRACSIGFMPKTIERREVPDDADYYYPGYMIHEAELYECSPVSIPANPAALAKAAAEGDALSREMIERVLDCWDLKDGLIIPRKAFEDAYDVGTKDRTMVLFQGKSFEVKQGDDGAPVLAPVEPSAGEKLVSGIETDEGLLSRLAKALGLKSKTGEADPAPSEGGKKPAPEPTPEQKLREQFAKDIPALEARHALLEAASREAALDEEMALHGAA; encoded by the coding sequence ATGGCCTCGAAGCGCGTCTCAATCGACGAATACCTCGGCTCGCGCGGCTACGGCGGCGTCGAGCGCAAGAACTTCGCCCGCGATGACGGGCTGGTGCTGAAGGCGCTCCCGGCCGCCATGGTCGAGAAGGCGAAATTCGACAAGGAGGCGGGCACCATCCGCTTCGTTATGTCGGCGGAGATCGAGGACCGGGATCGCGACATCGTCGTGCAGGCCGGCCTCGACACCGCGCAGTTCGAGAAGAACCCGGTCGCCCCGTGGGGCCACCAGGCGCGTGACATGCCGGTCGGCCAGTGGTCGGACATCACCAAGACGCTGACCGGCCGCCCGAAGCGTACCGAGGGCACGTTGAAGCTCACCAAGGGCGAGCCGCAGGCGGACCGGCTGGCTCTGCACCTTGAGGCCGGCTCCATCCGTGCATGCTCAATCGGCTTCATGCCCAAGACCATCGAGCGGCGTGAGGTGCCGGACGACGCGGATTACTACTACCCGGGCTACATGATCCACGAGGCCGAGCTCTACGAGTGCTCTCCGGTCTCCATCCCGGCCAACCCCGCTGCACTGGCGAAGGCCGCTGCTGAGGGGGACGCCCTGTCCCGTGAGATGATCGAGCGCGTGCTCGACTGCTGGGATCTGAAGGACGGCCTGATCATCCCGCGGAAGGCATTCGAAGACGCCTACGACGTCGGCACCAAGGATCGCACGATGGTGCTGTTCCAGGGCAAGTCCTTCGAGGTGAAGCAGGGTGACGACGGCGCCCCGGTGCTGGCGCCTGTCGAGCCTTCCGCCGGCGAGAAGCTCGTTTCCGGCATCGAGACGGACGAGGGCCTGCTGAGCCGCTTGGCCAAGGCGCTCGGCCTGAAGAGCAAGACCGGCGAGGCCGACCCGGCGCCGAGCGAGGGTGGCAAGAAGCCCGCCCCGGAGCCGACGCCCGAGCAGAAGCTGCGCGAGCAGTTTGCCAAGGATATTCCCGCGCTCGAAGCGCGGCACGCATTGCTCGAGGCCGCCTCCCGCGAGGCCGCCCTCGACGAGGAGATGGCGCTGCACGGCGCCGCCTGA
- a CDS encoding phage portal protein, with the protein MAQTEAEMWAGLAKSDEAGQLVYSGPAQDPREAIAREMYDRGWDDLGFLGVGSGYYQGSAIGLALLIQCADVKARDISKAEMLQWRRNGRGWQMVEPRKGEVAYHLMTKPNGTAMTWPEFWRMVVLHLEVAQNAYVYTPRDREDTIEEYIPIMPGRARMRVSDRGNIFYEIVAATEYERAALGDTYLIVPEHEMIHLRGRLLDGVNGLSNLALGAPNLDLLSAIGRYQTKLFGNDGKQPLVFETKEGFPNSDQGEASFRRLKDQLREAARRANSSGEAILLEAGLTAKPIAINSKDAESKDSFTQAVMRICGLMDVPPHRIYALEAVAYNNMSAMNRQYVNDCLMPLAVNIETKFRNHSLPEDEWPIFSLQFDRSALMSNDPDTLEKLIKAGMSSGLMTFDEGREVMPFRLNPLKKGGDQRTVPVNMSLVDADGVVVHAATGQNPTQPGAGEGESPDNNAGKAGPRLVHTAGAA; encoded by the coding sequence ATGGCGCAGACCGAAGCCGAGATGTGGGCGGGCCTCGCCAAGTCGGACGAGGCGGGTCAGCTCGTCTACTCCGGCCCGGCCCAAGATCCGCGCGAGGCCATCGCCCGCGAGATGTACGATCGCGGATGGGACGATCTCGGTTTTCTAGGCGTCGGCTCAGGCTACTATCAGGGCAGCGCCATCGGCCTTGCGCTCCTGATCCAGTGCGCCGACGTGAAGGCCAGGGACATCTCGAAGGCGGAGATGCTCCAGTGGCGCCGGAACGGCCGCGGCTGGCAGATGGTCGAGCCGCGGAAGGGCGAGGTCGCCTACCACCTGATGACCAAGCCGAACGGAACGGCGATGACATGGCCAGAGTTCTGGCGGATGGTCGTGCTCCACCTGGAGGTGGCGCAGAACGCCTACGTCTACACGCCGCGCGACCGTGAGGACACGATCGAGGAGTACATCCCGATCATGCCGGGCCGGGCCCGGATGCGCGTGAGCGACCGAGGCAACATCTTCTACGAGATCGTGGCCGCCACCGAATATGAGCGTGCAGCTCTCGGCGACACGTACCTGATCGTGCCCGAGCACGAGATGATCCACCTGCGCGGGCGGCTCCTCGACGGCGTCAACGGCCTCTCGAACCTCGCGCTGGGCGCCCCGAACCTCGATCTCCTGTCCGCGATTGGCCGCTACCAGACCAAGCTGTTCGGCAACGACGGCAAGCAGCCCTTGGTGTTCGAGACGAAGGAGGGCTTCCCGAATTCGGACCAGGGCGAGGCGTCCTTCCGGAGGCTTAAGGATCAGCTCCGAGAGGCCGCGCGCCGGGCGAACAGCAGCGGCGAAGCGATCCTGCTGGAGGCCGGCCTCACTGCGAAGCCCATCGCCATCAACTCCAAGGACGCCGAGAGCAAGGACAGCTTCACCCAGGCGGTGATGCGGATCTGCGGGCTGATGGATGTGCCCCCGCACCGGATCTACGCGCTGGAGGCGGTCGCCTACAACAATATGTCGGCGATGAACCGGCAGTACGTGAACGACTGCCTGATGCCGCTGGCGGTCAACATCGAGACCAAATTCCGGAATCACTCCCTGCCGGAAGATGAGTGGCCGATCTTCAGCCTTCAATTCGACCGCTCGGCGCTGATGTCGAACGATCCGGACACGCTGGAGAAGCTGATCAAGGCCGGCATGAGTTCCGGCCTGATGACCTTCGATGAGGGCCGCGAGGTGATGCCGTTCCGGCTCAACCCGCTGAAGAAGGGCGGCGACCAGCGCACGGTGCCGGTCAACATGAGCTTGGTCGACGCTGATGGCGTCGTCGTTCACGCGGCCACGGGCCAGAACCCGACGCAACCCGGCGCCGGTGAAGGCGAGAGCCCCGACAACAACGCTGGCAAGGCGGGCCCGCGACTCGTCCACACCGCAGGAGCAGCCTGA
- a CDS encoding phage major capsid protein — protein MTLAELRKRLKDGRASLVDLKAKAFAETASADDRTAYTTGLKSCEDTLELIKLAERDQAIEAAASKSADEPAGGGEGGQGGERRPYAAPAKQVKDNQKPLLPVAAQAKAAILNKRSQESGSDERISPVELLKQEGYGEVLKEFDAKAREQRFKAGLASNVSGSVLLPQPVADEIIPILYPTATFLQGNPRRVQLIGGTYRQARGVGSATAAYVGEGAKKPVGAPSFDDIDMRSHKLAGIVYMTNEAAKWTIGRLEEYVRSDLQRVMGLKMDSAMYFGTGVGATPTGIFNQAGITVLDGSGTTLFADNRAPTVQELDRVASRMMLAMTGANIVRSDTWKWTMGYRFQQYLADLRDGNNNLIYPGVDDPTNPRWKGIRILVSNQFAENGGTNTDEGDLGLVDFGHVLFAEEEGMTMKTSTEATIDDGGTLVLLWQQNMSAILCEMQHDVTLDQPKAAVRLTHVRAGSPSTTAG, from the coding sequence ATGACGTTGGCTGAACTGCGCAAGCGCCTGAAGGATGGGCGCGCTTCGCTGGTGGACCTGAAGGCCAAGGCATTCGCCGAGACCGCCTCCGCCGACGACCGGACCGCCTACACGACGGGCCTCAAGTCCTGCGAGGACACGCTGGAGTTGATCAAGCTCGCCGAGCGTGATCAGGCGATCGAGGCGGCCGCCAGCAAGAGCGCCGACGAGCCGGCCGGCGGCGGCGAGGGTGGCCAGGGTGGCGAGCGCCGGCCCTACGCGGCCCCCGCCAAGCAGGTGAAAGACAACCAGAAGCCGCTCCTGCCGGTCGCCGCGCAGGCCAAGGCCGCCATTCTCAACAAGCGGTCGCAGGAGAGCGGCTCCGACGAGCGGATCAGCCCGGTCGAACTGCTGAAGCAGGAAGGCTACGGCGAGGTGCTCAAGGAGTTCGACGCCAAGGCGCGCGAGCAGCGCTTCAAGGCCGGGCTCGCCTCCAACGTCTCGGGCAGCGTGCTCCTGCCGCAGCCGGTCGCGGACGAGATCATTCCGATCCTCTACCCGACCGCTACCTTCCTCCAGGGCAATCCGCGCCGCGTGCAGCTCATCGGCGGTACGTATCGGCAGGCCCGCGGGGTTGGCTCGGCGACTGCGGCCTACGTCGGCGAGGGTGCCAAGAAGCCGGTCGGCGCGCCCAGCTTCGACGACATCGACATGCGGAGCCACAAGCTCGCCGGCATCGTCTACATGACCAACGAGGCGGCCAAGTGGACCATCGGCCGGCTCGAGGAGTACGTCCGCAGCGACCTCCAGCGGGTCATGGGCCTGAAGATGGACTCGGCCATGTACTTCGGTACAGGCGTCGGGGCCACGCCGACCGGCATCTTCAACCAGGCCGGCATCACCGTCCTCGATGGCTCGGGCACCACGCTCTTCGCCGACAACCGGGCGCCGACGGTGCAGGAGCTCGACCGCGTCGCGTCGCGCATGATGCTGGCGATGACCGGCGCCAACATCGTCCGCTCCGACACCTGGAAGTGGACCATGGGCTACCGCTTCCAGCAGTACCTCGCGGACCTCCGGGACGGGAACAACAACCTGATCTACCCGGGCGTCGACGATCCGACGAACCCGCGGTGGAAGGGCATTCGGATTCTTGTGTCCAACCAGTTCGCCGAGAACGGCGGCACCAACACCGACGAGGGCGATCTGGGCCTCGTCGACTTCGGGCACGTGCTCTTCGCCGAAGAGGAGGGCATGACCATGAAGACCTCAACCGAGGCGACCATCGACGACGGCGGCACGCTCGTCCTGCTGTGGCAGCAGAACATGAGCGCGATCCTGTGCGAGATGCAGCACGACGTGACCCTGGACCAGCCCAAGGCCGCGGTCCGGCTGACCCACGTCCGCGCCGGCTCGCCGTCCACCACCGCTGGCTGA